A region from the Actinoplanes sp. OR16 genome encodes:
- a CDS encoding glycosyl hydrolase encodes MSRRFLALTGIVTLVALTACTSAADDAPADRAPAPPAPATGTVMEDAAASPRTVPAVTGSGSIAEKLPAGLVQAGAPVQAGDLTDQAVPTNQWWSSALTGPRTQPIWTHPLAVRAAADGLQISGAGLTASANAVITPFVPALTVGAATGAVSVVSYGAFHVVLRVGLAGGGRVDVTLAQGSPVVWLSFDGAAPAVSGVFRDAGSTPTRARLDIAGGRWDVLGTDLAQTGTTVTGSGDRLAVARVPADADRASWEQASTGDPIVQTTAATTYDAAAGTVSQTLTARRAGGRTGAWALLPHQQGGRTPLAGSYPDARGTMSLVNADSVQVTVPMPGLLTAMPKVPLSAAASKAVLADLDRDLADPPGAGGSYFGLKELGRLSTIAEVAAASGADAQRTAALDRLRPQLVDWLTYTGASDGRYFAYDPTWGGLIAIPAEFGAQDYNDHHFQYGYLVRAAAVLAAADAGFARDYGDVVDLVVRDYAGSLAIGPASGLPPFRAFNAYLGSSAASGFAPFADGNNQESSSEAVAAWEAVVRWGVVRDDPAMIGYGVAHYALEAATARMYWLGEGLTREPGYAHTTAGIVWDAKIDYATWFDPKPESVLGIQLLPLTAGAFYRGPSAARQKELGDKPRVWGDLFAADLALSDPEAARRRLDAGVSREESTSRAMVRYWVEALAVLGPAQPGVVAPVGSLAFGTAGAPKVIKAP; translated from the coding sequence ATGAGCCGCCGTTTCCTGGCGCTGACCGGGATCGTGACGCTGGTCGCCCTGACCGCGTGCACCTCCGCGGCGGACGACGCGCCGGCGGACCGGGCCCCGGCCCCGCCGGCGCCGGCCACCGGCACGGTCATGGAGGACGCCGCCGCGTCGCCACGGACCGTTCCGGCGGTCACCGGCAGCGGGAGCATCGCCGAGAAGCTGCCTGCCGGCCTCGTCCAGGCCGGGGCTCCCGTCCAGGCCGGCGACCTGACCGACCAGGCGGTGCCGACCAACCAGTGGTGGAGCTCGGCGTTGACCGGGCCCCGCACCCAGCCGATCTGGACGCACCCGCTGGCGGTGCGGGCCGCCGCCGACGGCCTGCAGATCAGCGGAGCGGGGCTCACCGCCTCCGCGAACGCTGTGATCACCCCGTTCGTCCCGGCCCTCACCGTCGGCGCGGCCACCGGCGCCGTGAGCGTCGTGAGCTACGGCGCCTTCCACGTCGTCCTGCGGGTCGGGCTCGCCGGCGGCGGCCGGGTCGACGTCACCCTCGCGCAGGGCAGCCCGGTGGTGTGGCTGAGCTTCGACGGGGCGGCGCCGGCCGTGAGCGGCGTCTTCCGCGACGCGGGCAGCACACCGACCCGGGCCCGGCTCGACATCGCGGGCGGGCGCTGGGACGTTCTCGGCACCGATCTGGCGCAGACCGGGACCACCGTCACCGGGTCGGGTGACCGGCTCGCCGTCGCCCGGGTGCCGGCCGACGCCGACCGGGCGAGCTGGGAGCAGGCCAGCACCGGCGATCCGATCGTGCAGACCACGGCGGCCACGACGTACGACGCCGCGGCCGGGACGGTCAGCCAGACGCTCACCGCGCGCCGAGCCGGCGGCCGGACGGGCGCGTGGGCGCTGCTCCCCCATCAACAAGGCGGCCGGACGCCCCTGGCCGGCTCCTACCCTGACGCTCGCGGAACGATGTCCCTGGTCAACGCCGACTCGGTGCAGGTCACGGTCCCCATGCCCGGGCTGCTCACCGCGATGCCGAAGGTCCCGCTGAGCGCGGCGGCGAGCAAGGCCGTACTGGCCGACCTGGACCGTGACCTGGCCGACCCGCCCGGCGCGGGCGGCAGCTACTTCGGGCTCAAGGAGCTCGGCCGGCTGTCCACCATCGCCGAGGTCGCGGCCGCCTCCGGTGCGGACGCTCAGCGCACCGCGGCGCTCGACCGGCTACGGCCGCAGCTCGTCGACTGGCTCACCTACACGGGAGCGTCCGACGGGCGGTACTTCGCCTACGACCCGACCTGGGGTGGGCTGATCGCCATCCCCGCCGAGTTCGGCGCACAGGACTACAACGACCATCACTTCCAATACGGCTACCTGGTACGCGCCGCCGCCGTGCTGGCGGCAGCCGACGCCGGTTTCGCCCGCGACTACGGCGACGTGGTCGACCTGGTCGTCCGCGACTATGCCGGGTCGCTGGCGATCGGCCCCGCGAGCGGGCTGCCGCCGTTCCGGGCCTTCAACGCCTATCTGGGCAGTTCGGCCGCCTCCGGATTCGCCCCCTTCGCGGACGGCAACAATCAGGAGTCGTCCAGCGAGGCGGTGGCGGCGTGGGAGGCCGTGGTGCGCTGGGGAGTCGTCCGCGACGACCCGGCCATGATCGGGTACGGCGTCGCCCATTACGCCCTGGAGGCCGCGACCGCCCGGATGTACTGGCTCGGCGAAGGGCTGACCCGGGAGCCCGGATACGCGCACACCACCGCGGGCATCGTCTGGGACGCCAAAATCGACTACGCGACCTGGTTCGACCCCAAGCCGGAGTCGGTCCTCGGCATCCAACTGCTGCCGCTGACCGCCGGCGCGTTCTACCGCGGGCCGTCGGCCGCCCGGCAGAAGGAGCTGGGCGACAAGCCGCGGGTCTGGGGCGACCTCTTCGCCGCCGACCTGGCCCTGTCCGACCCGGAGGCCGCCCGCCGCCGCCTCGACGCCGGAGTCAGCCGGGAGGAGAGCACCAGCCGGGCGATGGTCCGCTACTGGGTCGAGGCCCTGGCCGTGCTGGGCCCGGCACAGCCGGGCGTCGTGGCGCCGGTGGGCTCGCTGGCGTTCGGGACCGCCGGCGCGCCGAAAGTGATCAAGGCGCCTTAG
- a CDS encoding HlyD family secretion protein, producing MSATTDSTRTFDDSSTKVIQRPEPAAPPPERRGRGRAVLRVMRTGLVVLILVTVAGAGGAHVVRQRLAEQNMVDAGTAVLTAQPITAGSADAAVVTEVLTTERTSVAAGAVLATITLTADGEGPRVQKLRAPAAGVITRIDVAAGQVARAGEPIVTLYDPAKVAFAVDVPLEKLRRFRLGMTAYVTGPGLPGRITTTLEKVEPKVDAGRVAGGADELTVVLKPDPAARATVRTLVPGLRFAVVVDTTTAVGSTPAVNSA from the coding sequence ATGAGCGCCACTACCGACAGCACCAGGACCTTCGACGACAGCTCGACCAAGGTGATCCAGCGTCCCGAACCGGCCGCGCCGCCGCCCGAGCGCCGAGGACGAGGACGCGCCGTGCTGCGGGTCATGCGTACCGGCCTGGTGGTGTTGATCCTGGTGACGGTGGCTGGCGCGGGCGGCGCCCACGTCGTCCGGCAGCGCCTCGCCGAGCAGAACATGGTGGATGCCGGCACGGCCGTGCTCACCGCGCAGCCGATCACCGCCGGCTCGGCCGACGCCGCCGTCGTCACCGAGGTGCTGACCACCGAGCGGACGAGCGTCGCCGCGGGCGCGGTCCTGGCGACGATCACGCTGACCGCCGACGGGGAGGGGCCGCGCGTCCAGAAACTGCGGGCGCCCGCCGCGGGAGTCATCACCCGGATCGACGTCGCGGCCGGGCAGGTCGCCCGCGCCGGTGAGCCGATCGTCACGCTCTACGACCCGGCCAAGGTCGCGTTCGCGGTCGACGTGCCGCTCGAGAAGCTGCGCAGATTCCGGCTCGGGATGACCGCCTACGTAACGGGGCCCGGCCTGCCCGGCCGGATCACCACGACGCTGGAGAAGGTCGAGCCCAAGGTCGACGCCGGCCGGGTGGCGGGCGGCGCCGACGAGTTGACCGTCGTGCTGAAGCCGGATCCGGCGGCCCGGGCGACCGTCCGGACGCTGGTGCCGGGCCTGCGGTTCGCCGTCGTCGTCGACACCACCACGGCCGTCGGCAGCACCCCTGCCGTGAACAGCGCATGA
- a CDS encoding glycosyltransferase family 2 protein — MTAPPVPQSRAARLAWRPLQRSTRVAIIAALVATLFYQLFLLNPAYRGPGWLWFAMLAAEGLTALHLIGTWWTILAHDDRPEPVDVTVWRNRLRAGSEVSSIDVFITAYGEEPALVRRTVLAARDMDLPHRTFLLDDGDSEELRAIADQAGVGYLRRPGGAHAKAGNVNAGLARTNGEFVVIFDADHVPEPNFLISVLPHFHDPEVAFVQSPQYYTNNVNLVATGSGEAQRIFYELVCPGKNHFNAAFCVGTNVMFRRAALDEIGGIWTGSNSEDLWTSIELHKRGWKSIYVPQVLARGLAPQDVPSYLKQQLRWASGGFEVLLRGRLFKRGIGLTIDQRLQYLFCGTHYLLSLAMLTFMLFPALYLLFALSPIRADGLAWATHYLPFQAAVLLVTWLQSGGFKLSAIVASIGATPVHLRALGGVLAGRPAKWKATNAGGDGTRSLWAVMPLLALLILNVTAIVVGVLVMADPAPTWLSVGWASMIVLILGRMILESVTGGRIRHGAKPAESPEGPHPLAGSRTATEQQQLAATA, encoded by the coding sequence ATGACGGCACCGCCTGTTCCGCAGAGCCGGGCAGCCCGCCTGGCCTGGCGGCCGCTCCAGCGTTCGACGCGTGTCGCCATCATCGCCGCGCTCGTCGCCACGCTGTTCTACCAGCTGTTCCTGCTCAACCCGGCGTACCGCGGGCCCGGCTGGCTCTGGTTCGCCATGCTGGCCGCCGAAGGCCTCACCGCCCTGCACCTGATCGGCACGTGGTGGACCATCCTGGCCCACGACGACCGGCCCGAGCCGGTGGACGTCACGGTCTGGCGTAACCGGCTGCGTGCCGGCTCCGAGGTGTCGTCGATCGACGTCTTCATCACCGCGTACGGCGAGGAGCCGGCACTGGTGCGGCGCACCGTGCTCGCGGCCCGCGACATGGACCTGCCGCACCGCACGTTCCTGCTCGACGACGGCGACAGCGAGGAACTGCGGGCGATCGCGGACCAGGCGGGCGTCGGCTATCTGCGCCGCCCCGGCGGCGCGCACGCCAAGGCCGGCAACGTCAACGCCGGACTGGCCCGTACGAACGGCGAATTCGTGGTCATCTTCGACGCCGACCATGTGCCCGAGCCGAACTTCCTGATCAGCGTCCTGCCGCACTTCCACGATCCGGAGGTCGCGTTCGTCCAGTCGCCGCAGTACTACACGAACAACGTCAATCTGGTCGCCACCGGCTCCGGCGAAGCCCAGCGCATCTTCTACGAGCTGGTCTGCCCCGGCAAGAACCACTTCAACGCCGCCTTCTGCGTCGGCACGAACGTGATGTTCCGGCGTGCCGCGCTGGACGAGATCGGCGGAATCTGGACGGGCAGCAACTCCGAGGACCTCTGGACGTCGATCGAGCTGCACAAGCGGGGCTGGAAGTCCATCTACGTCCCGCAGGTGCTGGCCCGCGGGCTGGCCCCGCAGGACGTCCCGTCGTACCTGAAGCAGCAGCTGCGCTGGGCGAGCGGCGGTTTCGAGGTGCTGCTGCGCGGGCGGCTGTTCAAGCGCGGCATCGGCCTGACCATCGATCAGCGCCTGCAGTACCTGTTCTGCGGCACGCACTATCTGCTCTCCCTGGCGATGCTGACCTTCATGCTCTTCCCGGCGCTCTATCTCCTCTTCGCGCTGAGCCCGATCCGTGCCGACGGCCTCGCCTGGGCCACCCACTACCTGCCTTTCCAGGCGGCCGTGCTGCTGGTCACCTGGCTGCAGTCGGGCGGGTTCAAACTGTCGGCGATCGTGGCCAGCATCGGCGCGACACCGGTGCATCTGCGGGCACTCGGCGGCGTGCTGGCCGGCCGGCCGGCGAAGTGGAAGGCCACCAACGCCGGTGGCGACGGCACACGGTCGCTCTGGGCGGTCATGCCCCTCCTCGCCCTGCTGATATTGAACGTGACGGCGATCGTGGTCGGTGTGCTGGTGATGGCCGATCCGGCGCCGACGTGGCTGTCCGTCGGCTGGGCCTCCATGATCGTTCTGATCCTCGGCCGCATGATCCTCGAATCGGTCACCGGCGGCCGGATCCGGCACGGCGCGAAGCCGGCGGAGTCCCCGGAGGGCCCGCATCCGCTCGCCGGCAGCCGGACCGCCACCGAGCAGCAGCAACTCGCCGCCACCGCCTGA
- a CDS encoding IS256 family transposase has product MAADPSVNVAELLREHLQSASPDLLRAMVKTFADVLMSAEVDALCGAEYGERSTERTNSRNGYRHRDWDTRAGTVELAIPKLRSGSYFPDWLLQHRRRAEQALVSVVATSYLLGVSTRRVEKLVEQLGIKQLSKSQVSEMARHLDAQVEAFRQRPLDAGPYTFVWVDALVIKVREAGRTINVHALIAVGVNADGGREVLGLDVTSDEDGAGWLAFLRSLTARGLGGVRLVVSDAHRGLVGAVGAALPGASWQRCRTHYLRNLLAKVPKSAQPWVATLVRTVFDQPDTDEVHAQFARVLDSIAEKFPDAAEHLDAARDDLLAFTGFPRELWRQIWSNNPQERLNKEIRRRTDVVGIFPNRAAIIRLVGAVLAEQTDEWVEGRRYMGLDLLRKARLTPITTSQDTEAQQPAEIAA; this is encoded by the coding sequence ATGGCCGCAGACCCGAGTGTGAACGTTGCCGAGTTGCTGCGCGAGCATCTTCAATCGGCGAGCCCTGATCTATTGCGGGCGATGGTGAAAACCTTCGCTGACGTGCTGATGTCCGCTGAGGTCGACGCACTCTGCGGCGCCGAGTACGGCGAACGCAGCACCGAACGGACCAACTCCCGTAACGGCTACCGCCACCGCGACTGGGACACCCGAGCCGGCACCGTCGAGCTGGCCATCCCGAAACTGCGGTCGGGTTCGTATTTCCCGGACTGGCTGTTGCAGCACCGCCGCCGCGCCGAACAAGCCCTCGTCTCGGTGGTCGCGACCAGCTACCTGCTCGGAGTGTCGACCCGGCGGGTCGAGAAGCTCGTCGAGCAACTCGGCATCAAACAGCTGTCCAAGTCGCAGGTCTCGGAGATGGCCCGGCACCTCGACGCGCAAGTCGAAGCGTTCCGCCAGCGGCCCCTCGATGCCGGCCCTTACACGTTCGTCTGGGTCGACGCGCTGGTCATCAAGGTCCGCGAGGCCGGCCGCACCATCAACGTCCACGCCCTGATCGCGGTCGGTGTCAACGCCGATGGCGGCCGTGAGGTCCTCGGCCTGGACGTCACCAGTGACGAGGACGGTGCCGGCTGGCTGGCGTTCCTGCGCTCGCTGACAGCCCGCGGCCTGGGCGGGGTCCGCCTCGTGGTCTCCGACGCTCACCGCGGTCTGGTCGGTGCCGTCGGCGCGGCGTTGCCAGGTGCGTCCTGGCAACGATGCCGCACCCACTACCTGCGCAACCTGCTCGCCAAAGTCCCCAAGAGCGCGCAGCCGTGGGTGGCCACCCTGGTCCGCACGGTCTTCGACCAGCCCGACACCGACGAGGTCCACGCCCAGTTCGCCCGCGTGCTCGACAGCATCGCCGAGAAGTTCCCCGACGCCGCCGAGCACCTCGACGCCGCCCGCGATGACCTGCTCGCCTTCACCGGTTTCCCGCGCGAGCTCTGGCGCCAGATCTGGTCCAACAATCCCCAAGAACGGCTCAACAAGGAGATCCGCCGCCGCACCGACGTCGTCGGGATCTTCCCGAACCGGGCCGCGATCATCCGCCTCGTCGGTGCGGTCCTGGCCGAACAAACCGATGAATGGGTCGAAGGCCGCCGCTACATGGGCCTGGACCTGCTCCGCAAAGCACGACTCACACCCATCACCACCAGCCAAGACACTGAAGCGCAACAGCCCGCCGAGATCGCCGCATAG